One Papaver somniferum cultivar HN1 chromosome 10, ASM357369v1, whole genome shotgun sequence genomic window carries:
- the LOC113319282 gene encoding protein TIME FOR COFFEE-like isoform X3: MERNREQRRMAATNGLTRRRQQRSNSLRDSPDDDETVELQETGAGGGGGRLRDRGGGNSSLNNKQKDKDRLSSRSSSSSKRRRGGESINNHNQNHNIINNNHNRLMHGSNREDGAEESTEESVDDDDDDDDEDEEDNTVLTGGDRDRGERDRGSSVRMLPPNQASSSSNHHNHHSNNNHHNSNNNNHHRKGGFGPGKVIRAAPPFKAADEMIGISVPRKARSASVKRSHEYWISGGGGGGGGVGEALTHRQASTSPARPTVVSAPPPPPPPVSPPSSSNVSVRKKMKPIAPKQRPPKISKTSTVQEEIEIEVAEVLFGLMRQSQCSSSKQEATNISSSHNKQQDTNGSSNDAKSRVSSPISASATQPLVYPTVPSSSSNTSAVLAVAAPKRKRPRPVKVEDENLAGRNLSNPSATSIENEQAERAEVSSPKLKKNLSGSTIENGGLSLHRGSSYQSGSLQFEPHPELTKTENSVKSDSKALNEEESIGRDSNHQIKEETSVLAKSESLLSSKVPEDLNTIPKVFTTSKVEVQKEGKFEIDLMALPMKSSPERDGPSDFASDPRPIPPDVNMLHKIEPVVKDGAIASEVSKQNAKDVGLVEKKEEMAEESVSQKQNFIKERISDLHPNFEKQEIVGNASNLASSKQYQDILRLQQQFKAPAQPMSMPLSLTVPGWSGGPRPVGFPIGQVPTIQGVVSVDEVPGTLNVVQPPHFPPAQPRPKRCATHCYIARNIYYHQQFTRMNQPYWPPGTAASASVYGSKYNLNGPPTETAIAGNPFPGGFPGRSSNLVQDKGQVVTALSSHSGKDKSSAGTNTMDSAQRKQLVIQQAPQPTASGNLVHGPAFIFPLGQQQSAGAPRYGEVKSASTTGNAASSISTSSVPNVQGKNSSSTTGASTVSFNYPNMQPNEAQQYLAVLQNSGYPFPIPSHVGTPPSYRGGTQAQAMPFFNGPFYSQMLHPSQIQQQLQQQQQHQQQQPNHQPQAAAQQQGHQKASTSSGSSSSQKHQPQQQQQLQQQQLQQQQQQRLQGSSSGIGGGGGGGGGAGNPQGFPVSKSRPQQHQSQNVQPPRQSRQLESQTGSEDVPSAGDSRVSHAQKAMYGQNFPMAMHLQNFSFMPGAVIAGGSNGNPAEKLQQSQQPGSKGGVEVIQPQQSFTMSFPSFNGAAATGIDFSSMPQIFQSLPEAARNGYQAAAAAAVAAAQAAASQQKNHHISEEGKSASDSMNTAEDERKGGIGKGGSTNVGQSLVFSRPDSSAADRHVSASTLGSNVMDTSARTLNLISPPLNNSSSNKSSQGNSAPPTVSTTGATTNVNMANSQIQKQQKELIQIQMHQQMHIQQQMFQQHHMQKQHEMQKQHEIQQELAARTKQSNSTTSSSVYSERTSASPSTISSKFPNCVSVFPPGLVQSSSSSPVHSPQWKNSARATSSSSPSLVSTTTTTTATTTSLKNLPQQHQRLPQGHTQISFGMNAKSAATGSHGQQISNNIQSPSSPGVVGSPPRSHSKGTVGSPRTTAAGSKVCTASAAAPSMSSPQLSGSKNAPSPGGAPSRKSSPVGGRSAPPSILGGGNPGSHSATAANLTKQQQQFIQKQMLQQQAQFSFSNPYIQAQNPQPSSSATGTTQSNYHQRGQQPEQQQQQKQQHQQPNSSASTTSTGLLTMCSSLSLAGGNSTDPTKSGSGSASNNSRQHQAAQFAAAAPNSHPFMPTTFPYAHGMPALQVKSAGEQKQPAA; the protein is encoded by the exons ATGGAAAGAAACAGAGAACAAAGAAGAATGGCAGCTACAAATGGATTAACAAGGCGTAGACAACAAAGAAGTAATAGTTTAAGAGATTCTCCTG acGATGATGAAACGGTAGAGCTACAAGAAACAGGagcaggaggaggaggagggAGATTAAGGGATCGAGGAGGTGGAAATAGCAGTTTAAATAATAAACAGAAAGATAAAGATCGATTGAGTAGTAGAAGCAGTAGTAGTAGTAAAAGAAGAAGAGGGGGTGAAAGTAttaataatcataatcaaaatcataatattattaataataatCATAATAGATTGATGCATGGAAGTAACAGGGAAGATGGAGCTGAAGAAAGTACGGAAGAAagcgttgatgatgatgatgatgatgatgatgaagatgaagaagataataCAGTTCTAACAGGAGGAGATAGAGATAGAGGTGAAAGAGATAGAGGTAGTAGTGTAAGGATGTTACCACCAAATCaagcttcttcatcttcaaatcatcataatcACCACTCTAATaataatcatcataatagtaaTAACAATAATCATCATAGGAAAGGAGGATTTGGACCAGGGAAAGTAATCCGAGCAGCACCACCGTTTAAAGCTGCTGATGAAATGATCGGGATTTCAGTACCTAGGAAAGCACGGTCAG CATCTGTGAAAAGGTCACATGAATATTGGATTtcaggtggtggtggcggcggtggaggAGTTGGAGAAGCTTTGACTCATCGACAAGCATCTACTTCCCCGGCTAGACCTACTGTTGTTtcagctccaccaccaccaccacctcctgtTTCACCACCATCGTCTTCGAATGTTTCTGTTCGTAAAAAGATG AAACCAATTGCTCCTAAGCAAAGACCACCAAAGATATCAAAAACATCAACAGTACAAGAAGAAATTGAGATCGAAGTTGCAGAGGTTTTATTTGGTTTGATGAGACAATCGCAGTGTTCTTCATCGAAACAGGAAGCAACTAATATTTCTTCTTCACATAATAAGCAGCAAGATACAAATGGATCAAGTAACGATGCTAAATCAAGGGTTTCTTCACCGATTTCTGCTTCAGCTACCCAGCCTCTAGTTTACCCTACAGTTCCCAGTTCTTCGTCAAACACATCAGCTGTACTTGCAGTTG CAGCACCGAAAAGGAAGAGACCAAGGCCGGTGAAAGTTGAAGATGAAAATTTAGCTGGAAGGAATTTGTCAAACCCTTCTGCAACTTCAATTGAGAATGAACAAGCTGAAAGGGCTGAAGTCTCTTCGCCAAAGTTAAAGAAGAACCTCTCAGGATCCACGATTGAGAATGGTGGGCTTTCTCTACATAGAGGAAGCAGCTATCAAAGTGGTTCTCTTCAATTTGAGCCACACCCTGAATTGACAAAAACTGAGAACAGTGTGAAGTCCGATTCAAAggctttgaatgaagaagaaTCGATAGGTCGTGATAGCAATCATCAGATCAAGGAGGAAACATCTGTATTAGCTAAAAGTGAATCTCTCCTTAGCTCCAAAGTTCCTGAGGATTTGAACACAATTCCAAA GGTTTTTACGACTTCAAAGGTTGAAGTGCAGAAAGAAGGAAAATTTGAAATCGATCTCATG GCTCTTCCTATGAAATCATCTCCCGAGAGAGATGGCCCTAGTGATTTTGCATCAGATCCTCGTCCAATTCCTCCTGATGTTAATATG TTGCACAAAATAGAGCCTGTGGTGAAGGATGGAGCAATTGCCTCAGAAGTTAGTAAGCAAAATGCTAAGGATGTGGGATTAGTAGAGAAGAAAGAGGAAATGGCTGAAGAATCCGTGTCTCAGAAGCAGAACTTTATCAAGGAGAGGATCTCTGACCTACATCCTAATTTTGAGAAGCAAGAGATAGTTGGGAATGCGAGTAATCTCGCATCTAGCAAACAGTATCAAGATATTCTTAGGCTGCAGCAGCAATTTAAAGCTCCTG CACAACCCATGTCAATGCCGCTGTCATTGACTGTACCTGGCTGGTCAGGAGGGCCACGACCTGTGGG ATTTCCTATTGGTCAAGTTCCGACTATTCAAGGTGTTGTATCTGTAGATGAGGTCCCTGGAACTTTGAATGTTGTGCAG cCGCCACATTTTCCTCCAGCTCAACCTCGCCCGAAGAGGTGTGCCACACATTGCTACATTGCTCGAAATATCTACTACCACCAGCAGTTCACAAGGATGAATCAGCCTTATTGGCCTCCTGGAACTGCTGCTTCTGCATCTGTGTATGGCTCCAAATACAACCTTAACGGGCCACCAACAGAAACAGCAATTGCCGGCAACCCATTTCCTGGAGGCTTCCCTGGAAGGAGTTCGAACTTGGTCCAAGACAAAGGACAGGTTGTGACAGCTCTCTCCAGTCACTCTGGGAAGGACAAAAGCTCAGCTGGGACCAACACGATGGACTCTGCTCAAAGGAAGCAGCTAGTAATTCAGCAAGCACCCCAGCCAACTGCATCTGGAAATTTAGTG CATGGCCCAGCCTTCATCTTCCCCCTGGGTCAGCAGCAGTCTGCTGGCGCCCCTCGATACGGGGAAGTCAAGTCTGCTTCAACTACTGGAAATGCCGCCTCATCCATTTCAACTAGTTCAGTTCCAAATGTTCAAGGGAAGAACTCTTCCTCAACTACAGGGGCTTCAACTGTGAGTTTTAACTACCCGAATATGCAACCAAATGAAGCACAGCAGTACCTGGCAGTATTGCAGAATAGTGGCTATCCATTTCCTATTCCATCACATGTTGGAACCCCTCCCTCTTATAGAGGAGGAACTCAAGCTCAGGCAATGCCATTCTTCAATGGGCCTTTCTATTCACAGATGCTCCATCCTTCACAGATTCAGCAGCAattacagcagcagcaacaacaccaacagcagcagccaaACCATCAACCACAGGCTGCAGCACAACAACAAGGTCATCAAAAAGCAAGCACATCAAGTGGTTCCTCTTCTTCGCAAAAGCATCAgccgcagcaacaacagcaactaCAACAGCAACAactacagcagcaacaacaacagcgaTTACAAGGTAGTAGCAGTgggattggtggtggtggtggtggtggtggtggagctggAAACCCCCAGGGATTTCCTGTTTCAAAGAGTCGGCCACAGCAGCACCAAAGTCAAAATGTCCAGCCGCCTCGTCAATCTCGCCAGCTTGAATCTCAAACGGGCTCCGAGGATGTCCCATCAGCTGGTGATAGTCGAGTTTCTCATGCTCAGAAAGCTATGTATGGTCAGAATTTCCCAATGGCTATGCACCTGCAGAACTTCTCCTTCATGCCCGGTGCAGTAATAGCTGGTGGTTCTAATGGAAATCCTGCTGAGAAACTGCAGCAATCACAACAACCGGGCTCAAAGGGTGGAGTGGAGGTCATCCAACCACAGCAGTCATTCACCATGTCCTTCCCATCGTTTAATGGAGCTGCTGCTACAGGCATAGACTTCTCTTCGATGCCCCAAATTTTTCAAAGCCTACCCGAGGCTGCTAGAAATGGTTACCaggcagctgctgctgctgctgtggcgGCTGCTCAGGCAGCTGCGTCTCAACAGAAGAATCACCACATTTCTGAAGAAGGGAAAAGTGCTAGTGACTCCATGAATACAGCTGAGGATGAAAGGAAGGGCGGGATTGGAAAAGGGGGTTCCACAAATGTTGGGCAGTCCCTCGTCTTTTCAAGGCCGGATTCTTCGGCTGCCGACAGACATGTATCAGCTTCCACTCTCGGTAGTAATGTTATGGACACCTCTGCTCGAACTTTAAACCTCATATCTCCTCCATTAAATAACAGCAGCAGTAACAAATCTTCACAGGGAAATTCCGCACCACCTACAGTGTCAACTACTGGTGCTACAACAAATGTTAATATGGCAAATTCCCAAATTCAGAAGCAGCAAAAAGAATTGATTCAGATACAAATGCACCAGCAGATGCATATACAACAACAGATGTTCCAACAACATCATATGCAAAAGCAACATGAAATGCAGAAGCAACACGAAATACAGCAAGAATTGGCAGCTCGGACAAAACAATCAAATAGTACTACCAGCTCTTCTGTGTACTCTGAAAGAACTTCGGCATCCCCTTCCACCATATCCAGCAAGTTCCCCAATTGTGTATCTGTATTTCCTCCAGGCCTTGTGCAAAGCAGCAGTAGCAGTCCTGTCCATTCTCCACAATGGAAGAATTCTGCAAGGGCGACATCCTCTTCATCACCTTCTCTTGTCtctaccactaccaccaccacggcCACCACCACTTCCCTTAAGAATCTCCCTCAACAACATCAAAGGCTTCCACAAGGACATACGCAAATATCATTTGGTATGAACGCAAAATCAGCTGCAACCGGGTCACATGGTCAGCAGATTTCAAATAACATTCAGTCTCCGTCATCACCTGGTGTTGTTGGGTCTCCCCCACGTTCACACTCAAAAGGTACAGTTGGCAGCCCAAGGACGACTGCAGCCGGGAGTAAAGTGTGTACAGCATCAGCAGCAGCGCCTTCAATGTCGTCCCCTCAACTTAGTGGCAGCAAGAATGCTCCTTCACCAGGTGGAGCGCCAAGCAGAAAGTCTTCTCCAGTGGGGGGAAGAAGTGCGCCACCATCAATTCTGGGTGGTGGTAATCCTGGCTCTCACTCCGCCACTGCGGCAAATTTAactaagcagcagcagcaatttaTTCAGAAACAAATGTTGCAGCAACAAGCACAGTTTTCATTCTCTAATCCGTACATTCAAGCGCAAAATCCTCAGCCATCTTCCAGTGCTACTGGTACTACACAATCAAATTATCATCAAAGAGGGCAGCAAcctgaacagcagcagcagcaaaaacaacAGCATCAGCAACCAAACAGTTCAGCTAGTACAACTTCCACTGGGCTGCTGACAATGTGTTCTTCACTGTCGTTGGCGGGTGGTAACAGTACAGATCCTACCAAATCAGGTTCAGGATCTGCTAGTAATAATTCACGGCAACACCAGGCAGCCCAATTTGCTGCTGCCGCTCCAAACTCCCATCCTTTCATGCCGACGACATTCCCCTATGCCCATGGGATGCCAGCTTTACAAGTGAAATCGGCTGGTGAACAGAAACAACCTGCTG CCTGA